The genomic interval CCATCCCCACAAACAGGGCGTAGAACACAGCCACCGCGGCCGCTTCGGTCGGGGTAAAGACACCGCCATAGATACCGCCGATAATCACTACCGGCATCAGAATGGCGGCCCAGGCCTTTTGCACGGCCTTTACAAAAGAACCCCGCTCTCCCCCGTCTTCCTTGCCATAACCCTTCACCTTGCAAGCCACGTAGATGAACAGAATCATCGCGGTGGCAAACAGCAGGCCAGGGCCGATCCCGGCGATGAAAAGCTGGCCGATGGAGGTATCCGTGCTGACACCGTAGAGAATCAGCGGAATGGACGGTGGCAACAACACGCCGAGCTCCGCTGAAGATGCCTGGACCGAGGTAGCCATGGGCTTGGGGTAGTGATGACGGATCATTGCCGGGATCAGAATGGCGCCGATCGCATAGGTCGTGGCAACGCTCGAGCCGGATACCGACGCGAAGAACATGCAGGTGAGCACGCATGAACACGCCAATCCGCCCTGAATACCGCCGATAATGGACTTTGCGAGGTCCACAAGGCGCCGGGAGATCCCGCCGCTTGCCATGAGGTTGCCAGCGAGAATGAAAAACGGAATAGCCATCAGCGGATAAAGATCGATGCTCGTGAACAACCGCTGGGCAGAAACAACAAGTGGCAACGGTGAGAAAAAATGGATGCCGAACATCGAGGCTAGCCCGATTGACACGGCGATCGGCACTCCGAGCACCAACAGCACGACCATGGCAGTGGCAATAGCGGCGTTCATCGAGCGGAGCCTCGCGTCGGGGATTGAGAAGATTGGGCAGCCGCCTCGTCAGGGCTCACCGCGGCCTCCCTGGTGAGTTCTTCGAGGCTCGTCTCGGGCGGGAGCTCTCGCATGGCCGGGTCAAAAAGACGTCCGATCAGCGCGATAATGGCAAAAATGCTGCCCACCGGTAGAGCCGCATAAGCCCAGGCCATGGACACGTCCATTCCCGCCATGCGCTGAGGCAGAACACGTAAGCCCATGCGGTAGCCGTAGTACGCCACCAGAATAAAAAAAAGCAGGCAAAGCAGCGTGATGAAATATTCCAGCGTCACATGAACGCGTCGTGGAAGAACAGCGAAAATGATCTCAACGCGCATCATTTCGTTGCGGCGAAAAACATTCGCAGCCCCGAGAAAGACACACCAGATCACCAGTGACCGCGAAGCGACCTCAGAGAAAAACGACGGATCATTGAATACGAAACGAGTAATCACCTGGTAAAAGGCAGCAATCGCCGCCAGTGCGAGCGCAGTCACCGACGCGATCAGCGCAGCGCGCGTGGTCACCCGCTCGACGGTAAGCACCCAATGACGAACAGACTCAATGACGGACGCGTGCATCACGGCCACTCCAGGTCATTCAAGGAAACTGGGCGCCAGGACCGTTCTGGCCCCGACGCCCAGGCTCACGCGGGCTTAACCCTCGAAATTCTGGATCCGCTCCAGCATCTCGGCGCCGTGCCGCTCGATGAAGGCTTCATAAACCGGCTCAATGGCGTTCTGGAAAGGAGTCGTATCCACCTCCTCGATCACCGTCATGCCGTTTTCGCGCAATAGGTCAAGACCTTCAGTCTCCAGCCGCAACACCTCGTTGCGAGTGGCCTCGGCTGAGGCGCGAGCCGCCTCGTTGAACCAGCCCCTCTCCTCTTCACTTAGCGTGTCCCATAGAGGACCCGAACCCAGCACGGCCGCCGGGGAGTAAACATGACCGGTCAGAGAAATATGGTCCTGCACTTCCCAGAACTTGGTTGCCACGATTACGGTGACCGGGTTTTCCTGAGCGTCCACTGTGCCCTGCTGCAGGGCGGTGAAAAGTTCAGGGAACGCCATTGGGGTCGGGCTTGCCCCCAGCTCACGGAAGGCATTCATATGCACCTGATTTTCCATGGTCCGGATTTTGATGCCGGCCACATCGTCAGGTCCATGGACCTCGTTGCGCGAGTTGGTCATATGACGGAAGCCGTTTTCCGACCACGCCAACCCAATGATGTCGTGCTGCTCCATATCGGCCAGAAGATCATCACCGATCTCGCTATCCAGCACCGCCCGCGCATGGTCATAGTCATCGAACAAAAAGGGCAGATCGAGAACATAGGTCTCGGGGACGAAGTTACCAAGCGGGCCGGTGGAAGTGATCACCACGTCCACCGTACCGATCTGGAGACCCTCGATCATGGCCCGCTCGCCCCCCAGGGAACCGGCCGGATGCTCACGCACGGTGAACTCGCCGCCGCTCAACTCCTCGAGGGTCGCCTTGAATGCGTCCGAACCCACACTGTAGTGGGAATCAGCGGACAGGGTATGACCAAGCTGGATTTCACGGGCGTCAACGACACCGCCCACAAACAGCAGCCCACAAGCTGCAACACTTAGATTTTTGAGTTTCATCATCTCCTCCAGGAGGTTGCTTTTATCACCACTCGTCATGGCTTCTCGCCGGGGATCCGCCAATCTGGCGCATCACCCATGCTCTTTTATGGCTTGAGATCGTCTTCGCAGAACGCCTCAATAATGCCTTCAATGTCTTTGTCCGCGCTGAACCCGAGCGCCGTCGCTCTCGCCGTCTCAAACCGGGCGGGCCAGCTCCCAACGATGGATTCGATTCGGGGATCCGGTTCCCATCGGACGCGGTTTCGGGCCTCGGCACCGCCCACCCGCTCGAGCGCTTCAAGCATCTCTGCCACGGTGACCGTGCAGCCCGGCAGCATCACGCTCCGCCAGGCGCCAAACTCCGCGGCAGGAATGCCCAGCGCGTGGACCATGTTGCGAATCACTCCCCGCGGAGAGAGCAAATAAACTGCCAGCCCCTCGGGAACCGGCAAGTTCGCCTCCTCACCCTGGAGCGGCTCACGGATAATGCTGCTGGCAAAGCTCGAGGCGGCGGCATTGGGTCGACCCGGTCGTACTGCAATGGTCGGCAGGCGCAGCACCCGCCCGTCGATCAGCCCACGCCGGGAGAAGTCGTTGATGAGCTGCTCGCCAATCACCTTCTGGGCGCCATAACTACTCTGGGGTGTCAGCGCCGTATCGTCGCGGACCCGATCCGGCAGTGCGCCCCCATAGACCGCCACGGAACTGGCAAAAATCACCATGGGTGGTTCCGGGAGGCCACGACAGGCCTCCAGCATTGCGCGGGTTCCATCGAGGTTCACCCTCAGCCCCAGATCGAGGTCCGCCTCGGCCGCCGAACTCACCACCGCCGCCAGGTGAATGATCACGTCCACGGAGTCGCCAAGCAGGCGCGCTAGCGCCTTAGAATCGATAATGTCCCCGACCTGGCTGACCACAGCCGGCCGTGTTGCCGAACTCCCCGCCGGTACCACGCCCGGAACCATCGGCTCCGTGACATCAAGAAGTCGGAGCTCTTCCACCGGTTGAACTCCAGCCGGGGTAGGCAGGTGTGGATCCGCCAGTACCCGGGCAATAAACTTCTGTCCCAGAAAGCCGGCAGCGCCGGTCACCGCAATCTTCATGCGTTGCCCTCCGCTCCGGACAGCCAGCGTTGCGTCCATCCAAGACCGCTGTCGGTGTCGCGAGCCGGGCGGTATTCACAACCCACCCACCCCTGATAACCACGGTCATCGAGACGCTGGAGTACCCAGTCCCAGTTCACCTCCCCTTCAGCATTGGGCTCATGGCGGCCGGGCACCCCGGCGATCTGAACATGGGCGCTGCGGGGCAGATACTGATCGATGGCATCGGCGATGCGCCCTTCAAGCATCTGCCGATGATAGAGGTCGAGCTGGAGCGCAACGTTCTCCACGCCGGCGTCACCGGCAACACGCTGGACACGATCAATCAGCTCTGCGGCCTGGCTGGCGCTGCGGAGAAAATAGCCCGGCATATCGATGGGATTGATCGGCTCGATCAGGATCGTTACTCCCTGCGCCCGGGCCTGAGTCGCTGCGTAATTCAAGTTGGCCAAATAGGTCATCTCAATGATGGCGGGGTCGGTCCGTGCCGGGCACGCACCCGCCATCATGTGAAGCTGGCGGCACCCGAGGCGCTCAGCGTAAGCGAGCGCTGTGGCAACGCTCTCCCGGAAAGCCGACTCACGGCCCGGCAAACAGGCCAGCCCGCGTTCGCCCGCTTCCCAGTTGCCGGGCGGCAAATTGAACAGCACCTGAATCAAGCCGTGGGACTTCAGGGCGTCAGCAATATCGTCCGGATCCTGTTCGTAGGGAAAAAGATACTCGACCCCCTGGAACCCGGCATCAGCGGCCGCCGCAAACCGATCCATGAATGGATGCTCCGTGAACATCATCGAGAGATTGGCGGCAAGACGCGGCATCAGGGCCTCCCGAAGGTTTCATGCAGCGAAGCGATCTGCGCCTCGGTGAGCACGCGGGGATTATGACCGCGAAGGAGGAGATGGAGCTTGGCGGTTTCTTCGAGCTCTTCAGTGGCAAAGACGGCCGCAGCCAGATTCTTGCCGGCCACAATGGGCCCGTGATTCGCAAGCAAGACCGCCGTGTGTTGTCCGGCAAGACCGCGGACCGCATCGCCAACGGCCGGATCGCCCGGCTCGTAGTACGGCACCAGCGGCAACTTGCCAACCCGCATCACGTAATAAGCCGTGAGCGGCGGAATGCAATTGTGGGGATCCGTGTCCGGCAGGCACGACACAGCAACGGAGTGGGTTGAGTGGAGGTGCACGATTGCACCGGATTGCGGGCGTTCGGCATACATTGCTGCGTGCAGAAACTGCTCCTTGGTCGGGGCATCCCCGGCGATATGATGCCCTTCGGCATTCAGCCGGGTCAGGCGGGCCGGGTCGAGCCGCCCTAGGCATGCGTTGGTGGGAGTCATCAGCCAGCCGGAATCGAGCCGCACAGATATATTGCCGCTGGCTCCCATGGTCAGGCCACGATCAAAAAGCGATTTGCCCAGGATACAAATCTGCTCACGCTGAGCGTTTTCGTTCATGGACACACCTCAAATGCGCGGGTGAAGAAATCCACCCCGCCAAAATTGCCGGATTTGAGGGCCAACGCCAGGTCTATGGGCGGTGCATCCGCTCCGCGGCTGAGGCGCGCGCCCGTCCAGGGAACGCCGGGATCAATCTGAGGGCCGATGCGCAGTACCTGAATACCCAGCGTGCTGACCACCGCGCCCGACGTCTCGCCACCCGCCACGATCAGGCGTCGGACACCGGCGTCCACCAGTCCGAGACTAATCTGCGCGAGGGCGCGCTCGATCAGTGCCCCCGCCTCCGCACTGCCCAGCCTGGACTGCGCAGCCAACACGGCGTCTGGCGAATCCGTGGAATAGATCAACACCGGACCATCGCTGAGCTTCGGTTCCGCCCATGCCAGTGCTTCAGCCACGGCGCCTTCCGGGTTATCAGCAATTGCCAGCGGATCGAGACCAAGGGATGGATGGCAGTCGGCGAATGCGGCCACTTGCTCGCGGGTGCGCACCGAGCAACTGCCTGAAATTACCGCCGTCGCGCCATTAAACTCGGCCAAGCCACCCGCGTCGGCTCGGGCCTCGATCTGTCCCGCGGCTCGCCACGGCGCCGGCAACCCCATGGCAATCCCCGACCCGCCAGTAATCAGGCGGGCAT from Spiribacter sp. 2438 carries:
- a CDS encoding TRAP transporter large permease; the protein is MNAAIATAMVVLLVLGVPIAVSIGLASMFGIHFFSPLPLVVSAQRLFTSIDLYPLMAIPFFILAGNLMASGGISRRLVDLAKSIIGGIQGGLACSCVLTCMFFASVSGSSVATTYAIGAILIPAMIRHHYPKPMATSVQASSAELGVLLPPSIPLILYGVSTDTSIGQLFIAGIGPGLLFATAMILFIYVACKVKGYGKEDGGERGSFVKAVQKAWAAILMPVVIIGGIYGGVFTPTEAAAVAVFYALFVGMVIYRELSWRDLWPIFVTSVKGTVAIMLIIAAAGLFSFLISRSGLPADVGVWINANFDSVVTFLLAVNLMLLIVGMFIETSAAILVLAPILTPVAISFGVDPVHFGLIVVVNLAIGMFTPPLGVNLFAACSVADISLERIIPWLVPFVLVAISCLMLVTFLPIISLGLVELMYS
- a CDS encoding TRAP transporter small permease — translated: MHASVIESVRHWVLTVERVTTRAALIASVTALALAAIAAFYQVITRFVFNDPSFFSEVASRSLVIWCVFLGAANVFRRNEMMRVEIIFAVLPRRVHVTLEYFITLLCLLFFILVAYYGYRMGLRVLPQRMAGMDVSMAWAYAALPVGSIFAIIALIGRLFDPAMRELPPETSLEELTREAAVSPDEAAAQSSQSPTRGSAR
- a CDS encoding TRAP transporter substrate-binding protein, which encodes MTSGDKSNLLEEMMKLKNLSVAACGLLFVGGVVDAREIQLGHTLSADSHYSVGSDAFKATLEELSGGEFTVREHPAGSLGGERAMIEGLQIGTVDVVITSTGPLGNFVPETYVLDLPFLFDDYDHARAVLDSEIGDDLLADMEQHDIIGLAWSENGFRHMTNSRNEVHGPDDVAGIKIRTMENQVHMNAFRELGASPTPMAFPELFTALQQGTVDAQENPVTVIVATKFWEVQDHISLTGHVYSPAAVLGSGPLWDTLSEEERGWFNEAARASAEATRNEVLRLETEGLDLLRENGMTVIEEVDTTPFQNAIEPVYEAFIERHGAEMLERIQNFEG
- the denD gene encoding D-erythronate dehydrogenase, whose protein sequence is MKIAVTGAAGFLGQKFIARVLADPHLPTPAGVQPVEELRLLDVTEPMVPGVVPAGSSATRPAVVSQVGDIIDSKALARLLGDSVDVIIHLAAVVSSAAEADLDLGLRVNLDGTRAMLEACRGLPEPPMVIFASSVAVYGGALPDRVRDDTALTPQSSYGAQKVIGEQLINDFSRRGLIDGRVLRLPTIAVRPGRPNAAASSFASSIIREPLQGEEANLPVPEGLAVYLLSPRGVIRNMVHALGIPAAEFGAWRSVMLPGCTVTVAEMLEALERVGGAEARNRVRWEPDPRIESIVGSWPARFETARATALGFSADKDIEGIIEAFCEDDLKP
- the otnI gene encoding 2-oxo-tetronate isomerase; translation: MPRLAANLSMMFTEHPFMDRFAAAADAGFQGVEYLFPYEQDPDDIADALKSHGLIQVLFNLPPGNWEAGERGLACLPGRESAFRESVATALAYAERLGCRQLHMMAGACPARTDPAIIEMTYLANLNYAATQARAQGVTILIEPINPIDMPGYFLRSASQAAELIDRVQRVAGDAGVENVALQLDLYHRQMLEGRIADAIDQYLPRSAHVQIAGVPGRHEPNAEGEVNWDWVLQRLDDRGYQGWVGCEYRPARDTDSGLGWTQRWLSGAEGNA
- the otnC gene encoding 3-oxo-tetronate 4-phosphate decarboxylase → MNENAQREQICILGKSLFDRGLTMGASGNISVRLDSGWLMTPTNACLGRLDPARLTRLNAEGHHIAGDAPTKEQFLHAAMYAERPQSGAIVHLHSTHSVAVSCLPDTDPHNCIPPLTAYYVMRVGKLPLVPYYEPGDPAVGDAVRGLAGQHTAVLLANHGPIVAGKNLAAAVFATEELEETAKLHLLLRGHNPRVLTEAQIASLHETFGRP